A genomic stretch from Arachis stenosperma cultivar V10309 chromosome 3, arast.V10309.gnm1.PFL2, whole genome shotgun sequence includes:
- the LOC130970848 gene encoding PLASMODESMATA CALLOSE-BINDING PROTEIN 3-like has translation MMLLMVTTMMNNNVSGQATWCVARSDASNQALQTALDYACGSGADCFPLQANGLCFLPNTIQAHASYAFNSYYQRRGRAPGSCDFAGTATIAQSDPSYGSCVYPSSGSTAGGGNTPSTTPAFNNPNVPSPTTTTPIYGGGNTGGLTPGMNTPFPDNSRAASEATATWFVGLFSSLLILAICI, from the exons ATGATGCTGTTAATGGTGACCACCATGATGAACAACAATGTGAGTGGCCAAGCAACATGGTGTGTAGCTAGAAGTGATGCATCCAACCAGGCCCTGCAAACTGCACTGGACTATGCATGTGGTTCCGGTGCAGATTGCTTTCCTCTTCAAGCCAATGGCCTTTGCTTCCTTCCTAACACTATCCAAGCCCATGCTTCTTACGCCTTCAACAGTTACTACCAGCGAAGGGGAAGAGCTCCTGGTTCCTGTGATTTTGCTGGCACTGCCACCATTGCTCAAAGCGATCCCA GCTATGGATCTTGCGTGTACCCATCTTCTGGAAG CACTGCTGGAGGGGGAAATACACCAAGCACAACACCTGCATTCAACAACCCGAACGTGCCGTCTCCTACAACAACAACACCAATATACGGCGGGGGCAACACCGGTGGGCTAACGCCGGGAATGAACACGCCGTTCCCCGACAATTCTAGGGCAGCATCAGAGGCAACAGCCACATGGTTTGTAGGGTTGTTTTCCTCCCTTCTCATTctagccatatgcatatga
- the LOC130969480 gene encoding uncharacterized protein LOC130969480 — protein sequence MVVPEVDKKLVEELEAMGFSTARATRALHYSGNASIEAAINWIVEHESDPDIDQMPLVPANTKVEAPKPSLTPEELKAKQQELREKARKKKEEEERRMEREREKERIRIGKELLEAKRIEEENERKRLLALRKAEKEEERRAREKIKQKLEEDKAERRRKLGLPPEEPSEAKPSTVVEEKKSFLPVRPATKAEQMRECLRSLKQNHKEDDTRVKKAFQTLLTYVGNVARNPDEEKFRKIRLSNQTFQERVGALKGGIEFLEICGFEKIDGGEFLFLPRDKVEMAVLNSAGSELDSAIKNPFFGVL from the exons ATGGTTGTTCCTGAGGTTGACAAAAAGCTTGTTGAGGAACTTGAAGCAATGGGATTTTCTACAGCTCGAGCAACACGTGCACTTCATTATTCTG GTAATGCTAGCATCGAGGCTGCCATAAATTGGATAGTAGAGCATGAGTCTGACCCTGACATAGATCAGATGCCCTTG GTACCTGCCAATACCAAAGTTGAGGCTCCTAAACCTTCTCTTACCCCAGAAGAACTGAAGGCTAAACAACAGGAGCTAAG GGAGAAAGCTCgcaagaagaaagaagaggaagaaaggagaatggaaagagaaagagaaaag gaGAGAATTCGCATTGGCAAGGAGTTGCTAGAAGCAAAGAGGATCGAAGAAGAGAATGAGAGAAAACG GTTGCTGGCATTGCGAAAAGCagaaaaagaggaagagagaaggGCTAGAGAGAAAATCAAGCAGAAGTTAGAAGAGGACAAG GCTGAAAGAAGGCGAAAACTTGGATTGCCTCCGGAGGAACCTTCAGAAGCCAAACCCTCAACTGTTGTAGAGGAGAAAAAG AGTTTTCTGCCAGTTAGGCCTGCCACCAAAGCGGAACAAATGAGAGAGTGCTTGCGTTCTCTCAAGCAGAACCACAAG GAGGACGATACCAGAGTAAAGAAAGCATTCCAAACCCTCCTTACTTATGTGGGAAATGTTGCCAGAAATCCTGACGAGGAAAAATTCAGAAAAATCCGACTTAGTAACCAAACTTTTCAG GAACGAGTTGGTGCCTTGAAGGGGGGCATTGAATTTCTGGAGATTTGTGGATTTGAGAAGATTGATGGTGGTGAGTTTTTGTTTTTGCCCAGGGACAAAGTTGAGATGGCAGTTCTGAATTCAGCTGGGTCTGAACTAGACTCTGCAATTAAGAATCCCTTCTTTGGAGTTCTATAG